A DNA window from Cognatiyoonia koreensis contains the following coding sequences:
- a CDS encoding nucleotidyltransferase family protein has protein sequence MTAPTSILLFAAGLGTRMGPLVADCPKPLVDVAGRTLLDRTLDLTHISAIKRRVVNVHYKAEMIRDHLRDSTVIISDETDMLRETGGGLRHALPLLGGGPIITMNTDAVWSGRNPIVEILNAWDPEMDALLLLLPMAKTHGHIGKGDFELCDTGRLTRGTKMIYSGLQIIRPAILDEVADSCFSMNVIWDKLIQRQSVFGCIYDGEWCDVGRPESIPLATRLLAQSADV, from the coding sequence ATGACCGCCCCAACCTCTATCCTGTTGTTTGCCGCCGGTCTTGGCACGCGCATGGGGCCGCTGGTCGCTGATTGCCCGAAGCCGTTGGTCGACGTTGCGGGGCGCACATTGCTTGATCGGACGCTGGACCTCACGCATATTTCCGCGATCAAGCGCCGGGTCGTCAACGTCCATTACAAGGCGGAGATGATCCGCGATCATTTGCGTGACAGCACCGTCATCATCTCGGACGAAACAGACATGTTGCGTGAAACAGGTGGCGGGCTGCGGCATGCGTTGCCGCTTTTGGGGGGCGGGCCTATCATCACGATGAATACGGATGCGGTCTGGTCGGGTCGGAACCCGATTGTGGAAATCCTGAATGCCTGGGACCCAGAAATGGACGCATTGCTTCTTCTTTTGCCGATGGCCAAGACACACGGGCACATCGGGAAGGGCGATTTCGAACTGTGCGACACTGGCCGCCTTACGCGCGGCACGAAGATGATCTATTCCGGACTCCAGATTATCAGGCCCGCAATTCTGGACGAAGTGGCCGACAGCTGTTTTTCAATGAATGTCATCTGGGACAAGCTCATCCAACGGCAAAGTGTGTTTGGCTGCATCTACGACGGTGAGTGGTGCGACGTGGGGCGGCCCGAGAGTATTCCGCTTGCCACCAGGCTGCTGGCGCAATCTGCAGATGTTTGA
- a CDS encoding aminoglycoside phosphotransferase family protein — protein sequence MPDRHELLRIFLGGTVWEDWDQAPIAADASSRRYLRLTHDTQAVMVMDAPPETGEDIEPFCHIANYLESAGLAAPKIYKSNLENGFLVLEDLGRTDFARALQKDPSQEPGLYEAATDVLIRLRELDAPPSVTMNPDVGGEMTRITCEFYVNDPALADEMAKEMAAHLRDLCGPPNILALRDYHAENLIWRPEYRGLQRVGLLDFQDAFLAPDGYDLASLLRDARRDVSEDTVKEVIAYFAKYTQQDEGTVSAAVACLSVQRNLRILGVFARLIRMQGKRRYVQMLPRVWSHVMQDLQHPALHRLNAVLRDRLPEPTDPIIMAWTE from the coding sequence ATGCCTGATCGCCATGAACTGCTGCGCATATTCCTTGGGGGAACAGTCTGGGAGGACTGGGATCAGGCCCCTATCGCGGCGGATGCTTCTTCCAGACGTTATCTGCGACTGACACATGACACACAGGCGGTCATGGTGATGGACGCACCTCCGGAAACGGGCGAGGATATCGAGCCGTTCTGCCATATCGCCAACTACCTTGAAAGCGCCGGTCTCGCTGCACCGAAAATCTACAAATCTAACTTGGAAAACGGCTTTCTGGTTCTCGAGGATCTTGGTCGAACTGACTTTGCCCGTGCATTGCAAAAAGATCCATCGCAGGAACCGGGGCTCTATGAAGCCGCCACTGATGTGCTCATTAGGCTTCGCGAATTGGATGCACCGCCTTCGGTGACAATGAATCCGGATGTCGGCGGCGAAATGACCCGCATCACTTGCGAGTTCTATGTCAATGATCCCGCTTTGGCAGATGAAATGGCCAAGGAAATGGCTGCGCATCTGCGCGATCTGTGCGGCCCTCCAAACATCTTGGCGTTGCGTGACTATCATGCTGAAAACCTGATCTGGCGACCCGAATACAGAGGACTTCAGCGTGTGGGATTATTGGACTTTCAGGACGCGTTTTTGGCACCGGACGGGTATGATCTTGCTTCGTTATTGCGGGATGCACGGCGCGATGTCAGCGAAGATACAGTGAAAGAGGTGATTGCGTATTTTGCGAAATATACGCAACAGGATGAGGGCACCGTTTCCGCAGCAGTTGCCTGCCTGTCAGTACAGCGCAATCTTCGCATTCTGGGGGTGTTCGCGCGCCTTATCCGAATGCAGGGTAAGCGCCGTTATGTGCAGATGTTGCCGCGCGTCTGGTCCCATGTCATGCAGGACCTTCAGCATCCCGCACTTCATCGACTGAACGCGGTGTTGCGCGACCGCTTACCAGAACCAACGGACCCGATAATCATGGCCTGGACAGAATGA
- the tsaE gene encoding tRNA (adenosine(37)-N6)-threonylcarbamoyltransferase complex ATPase subunit type 1 TsaE, with the protein MLSDPFCLDLPTEDATRNLAGGLAPLLQVGDVLLLSGPVGAGKSFFCRALIRARTHTREDIPSPTFTLVQTYPHPDGDIWHCDLYRLSHPDDVLELGLEEAFSDAICLIEWPDRLGSLAPANALNLAFEATDTGHRVTIRGNAEWATRMNALHA; encoded by the coding sequence ATGCTGTCCGATCCATTTTGCCTTGATTTGCCCACCGAAGACGCGACCCGCAACCTTGCTGGCGGGCTTGCCCCGCTGTTGCAGGTGGGTGACGTGTTGTTGTTGTCCGGACCCGTCGGTGCTGGAAAATCGTTTTTCTGTCGCGCCTTGATCCGTGCCCGTACGCACACGCGCGAAGATATTCCTTCACCGACATTCACGCTTGTGCAGACCTATCCGCATCCGGACGGGGATATCTGGCATTGTGATCTTTATCGGCTCTCGCACCCTGATGATGTGCTGGAACTGGGGTTGGAAGAGGCCTTTTCCGACGCGATATGCTTGATCGAATGGCCGGATCGACTTGGTTCCCTCGCACCTGCAAATGCCTTGAACCTGGCGTTTGAAGCGACCGACACTGGCCACCGTGTAACAATTCGCGGGAATGCTGAATGGGCGACACGTATGAATGCGCTTCATGCCTGA
- a CDS encoding PAS-domain containing protein: protein MPTNESEFDALVGFLAPLFPSLPVAIAEMSSNGAQNIVHPDDETLSVRLLRDGPRLRLTLDSAQHVDATLRYKELEEDAFRKEAETHKTICQNAPQLIWQENNEGQVVWANATYLRYADLHVRADENIGQAWPKKRLFSDAPFPIAHDALPLTKRRSLQLHGEEAEHWFNVTSMPTANGALHYAIDANEIMRAEESQKAFVTTISNTFAQLSIGLAVFDRKRRLASYNPAFGDLTGLPASFLVGRPSIEIVLDQLREMRKLPEPKDYSSFREQFSALETAAQQGTYVENWDMPDGQTYRVTGKPHPGGALAFLFEDITAEISLTRRFRSEIETSQAVIDSMPDAIAVFSASQSLVISNVAYSEMWADDVTPDSIAYDLRIALRQWKSGCVSSAVWRRIESFAGSLSEREAWSETVVLKDGRQVACSVTPLKGSMTMVKFTPRTTRSLTLEKLTAPDFALQQRKV, encoded by the coding sequence ATGCCAACTAATGAATCCGAATTTGATGCGTTGGTTGGGTTTCTTGCGCCCTTGTTCCCCTCACTTCCTGTTGCAATCGCGGAAATGTCATCGAACGGCGCGCAAAACATCGTTCACCCGGACGATGAAACACTTTCTGTGCGGCTTTTGCGTGATGGACCACGCCTTCGCCTGACACTTGATAGCGCACAGCATGTAGACGCCACATTGCGCTACAAAGAGCTGGAAGAGGACGCATTTCGCAAGGAGGCAGAGACTCACAAAACTATTTGCCAGAATGCACCACAGCTGATCTGGCAGGAAAACAATGAAGGGCAGGTCGTCTGGGCCAACGCGACCTATCTGCGATATGCGGATCTACATGTTCGAGCCGATGAGAACATAGGTCAGGCATGGCCCAAAAAGCGCCTGTTTTCGGATGCTCCTTTTCCCATCGCACATGACGCTTTGCCCCTGACAAAACGTAGATCGCTCCAGCTTCATGGAGAGGAGGCGGAGCATTGGTTCAATGTGACGTCGATGCCAACGGCGAACGGGGCTCTACACTATGCAATTGACGCAAACGAGATCATGCGCGCGGAGGAGTCACAGAAGGCATTTGTCACCACGATTTCGAACACATTTGCGCAGCTGTCGATCGGACTTGCCGTTTTTGATCGCAAACGCAGGTTGGCCAGCTACAACCCCGCTTTTGGCGATCTGACCGGATTGCCAGCCAGTTTTCTTGTCGGGCGCCCGTCTATCGAGATCGTTCTCGATCAGTTGCGCGAGATGCGTAAACTGCCAGAGCCAAAGGATTATTCTTCGTTCCGGGAACAGTTCTCGGCACTCGAAACGGCAGCACAGCAAGGGACGTACGTCGAAAACTGGGACATGCCTGACGGACAGACCTATCGTGTGACCGGTAAACCGCATCCGGGTGGCGCACTGGCGTTTCTGTTCGAGGACATCACAGCCGAAATTTCTTTGACCCGCCGGTTCCGGTCTGAAATCGAAACCAGTCAAGCTGTGATCGACAGCATGCCAGATGCAATCGCTGTATTCTCCGCCTCGCAATCGCTCGTAATCTCGAACGTTGCCTACAGTGAAATGTGGGCCGATGATGTTACGCCTGACTCAATTGCCTATGACCTCAGGATCGCGCTGCGACAGTGGAAATCGGGCTGTGTTTCGAGTGCAGTCTGGCGGCGTATCGAGTCTTTTGCCGGCAGTTTGTCAGAGCGCGAGGCATGGTCAGAAACCGTTGTGCTGAAAGACGGGCGGCAAGTCGCTTGCAGCGTCACGCCGCTTAAAGGCAGCATGACGATGGTGAAGTTCACACCGCGGACGACTCGTTCATTAACACTGGAAAAGCTGACCGCGCCGGATTTTGCGCTGCAACAGCGAAAGGTCTGA
- the regB gene encoding sensor histidine kinase RegB → MAGSELHMFAEQHRSDWVRLRTLVVLRWFAISGQIIAILVAARIYNLEIEIGSAALIIGSAVIANLFSSSLYPENKRLSERETMMMLIFDVVQLGLLLFLTGGLNNPFALLILAPVTIAATVLKLRSMIVVGVIAIALISIIARVHIPLVTSSGEILTLPPVFQLGFWVSLVIGVVFLAIYARQVTTEMHTMREALVATQLALAREQKLTDLGGVVAAAAHELGTPLATIKLVSAELMEELDDMPDQREDAALIRQQADRCREILHSMGRAGKDDLHLRTAPLETVVREAAEPHLSRGKQVLFDIAPKGSDDHSQPVITRRPEIIHGLRNLIQNAVDFSEQRVEIDVNWSDDEISVQIADDGPGFPQSVIGRIGDPFVRRRRVSLDGSRRPGYEGMGLGLFIAKTLLERSGARISFTNGRRHGRSGWAGQATGGAIVSVNWPRVVVDNHHAQAGKPLGKNQPITS, encoded by the coding sequence ATGGCCGGTTCCGAATTGCATATGTTTGCAGAACAGCACCGCAGCGACTGGGTGCGGTTGCGGACGCTTGTCGTCCTGCGCTGGTTTGCGATCAGCGGGCAGATCATTGCGATTCTTGTGGCTGCACGCATCTATAACCTTGAGATCGAAATCGGCTCTGCTGCACTAATCATCGGCAGCGCCGTTATAGCAAATCTGTTTTCAAGTTCGCTTTATCCCGAAAACAAGCGGCTGTCCGAACGCGAAACCATGATGATGCTGATATTCGACGTGGTGCAGTTGGGGCTGCTGCTTTTCCTGACCGGCGGTTTGAACAATCCGTTCGCCCTGTTGATCCTTGCACCGGTTACGATCGCCGCGACTGTATTGAAACTCCGCAGCATGATCGTCGTTGGCGTCATTGCAATTGCCCTGATTTCCATCATCGCACGCGTGCACATCCCACTTGTGACAAGCAGCGGCGAGATATTGACCTTGCCACCCGTCTTTCAGCTTGGGTTTTGGGTTTCTCTAGTGATCGGCGTTGTCTTTCTTGCGATCTATGCGCGGCAAGTCACGACCGAAATGCACACCATGCGCGAGGCTTTGGTCGCCACACAACTTGCATTGGCCCGTGAACAAAAACTGACCGATCTGGGGGGTGTTGTCGCGGCGGCGGCGCACGAACTCGGGACGCCCCTTGCGACGATCAAGCTGGTTAGCGCAGAGCTGATGGAAGAACTGGACGACATGCCAGACCAGCGGGAAGATGCCGCGCTGATCCGCCAGCAGGCAGACCGGTGCCGCGAAATCCTTCATTCCATGGGCCGGGCCGGAAAGGACGATTTGCATCTACGCACCGCGCCGCTTGAAACCGTTGTGCGCGAAGCTGCGGAGCCACATCTGAGCCGCGGTAAGCAAGTGCTTTTTGATATCGCGCCAAAAGGGTCGGATGATCATTCGCAGCCGGTGATTACGCGCAGGCCGGAAATCATTCACGGGTTGCGCAATCTGATCCAGAACGCTGTCGATTTTTCTGAACAGCGGGTCGAAATCGACGTGAACTGGTCAGACGATGAAATCAGTGTGCAGATTGCGGACGACGGTCCAGGCTTTCCGCAATCTGTCATCGGACGTATCGGCGACCCTTTCGTGCGCCGCCGTCGGGTGTCTTTGGATGGGTCGCGCCGTCCTGGATACGAAGGCATGGGTCTGGGCCTTTTCATTGCCAAGACACTGCTCGAACGCTCTGGTGCGCGCATTTCTTTCACGAATGGCCGACGCCACGGGCGATCGGGTTGGGCTGGACAGGCGACCGGCGGTGCAATTGTTTCGGTTAATTGGCCGCGCGTAGTGGTAGATAATCATCATGCGCAGGCCGGCAAACCATTGGGTAAAAACCAGCCGATCACGTCTTAG
- a CDS encoding ActR/PrrA/RegA family redox response regulator transcription factor: MDIANIDLGVDPSLLLVDDDEAFLKRLAKAMEKRGFSVETAETVAGGKAIATARPPAYAVVDLRLEDGNGLDVVEVLRERRPDSRIVVLTGYGAIATAVAAVKIGATDYLAKPADATDVTNALLAQKDELPPPPENPMSADRVRWEHIQRVYELCDRNVSETARRLNMHRRTLQRILAKRSPR, encoded by the coding sequence ATGGATATCGCCAACATTGATCTCGGAGTAGACCCGTCGCTGCTATTGGTTGACGACGACGAAGCGTTTCTAAAACGGCTTGCGAAAGCTATGGAAAAGCGTGGCTTTTCTGTTGAAACAGCAGAGACAGTCGCAGGTGGTAAGGCAATTGCGACAGCACGCCCACCAGCTTATGCCGTTGTCGACCTGCGGCTTGAGGACGGTAATGGTCTCGACGTGGTCGAGGTTCTGCGCGAACGCCGTCCCGATAGCCGTATCGTTGTGCTTACAGGCTACGGGGCCATTGCAACGGCAGTTGCGGCTGTAAAGATCGGTGCCACTGATTATCTGGCAAAACCAGCTGACGCGACAGATGTGACAAACGCTCTTCTGGCGCAAAAAGACGAACTGCCACCGCCCCCTGAGAACCCGATGAGTGCAGACCGCGTTCGGTGGGAGCATATTCAAAGGGTCTACGAGCTATGTGATCGTAACGTGTCGGAAACTGCGCGGCGGTTGAATATGCACCGTCGGACATTGCAGCGCATTTTGGCAAAACGCAGCCCGCGCTAG
- a CDS encoding YfbR-like 5'-deoxynucleotidase, which produces MKQPRAWQRMLSGRRLDLLDPTPMDIEIEDIAHGLAFVARWNGQTNGDFAYSVAEHSLLVEQIFQACQPSAPVKWRLAALLHDAPEYVIGDMISPVKAAVGSGYGELDDRLTAAIHLRFGLPAQIPVRIKKQIKQADKISAWLEATQIAGFSHAEANRFFGKFDPVFTDQFPIRLRPPVDVREDFTRRHSALMAQL; this is translated from the coding sequence ATGAAACAACCACGCGCTTGGCAACGGATGCTTTCGGGTCGACGTCTTGACCTACTTGATCCGACTCCGATGGATATCGAGATCGAGGATATCGCGCATGGTCTGGCCTTTGTGGCCCGCTGGAATGGTCAAACCAATGGTGATTTCGCGTATTCCGTTGCGGAACATTCCTTGCTTGTCGAACAGATTTTTCAGGCATGTCAGCCAAGTGCACCTGTGAAATGGCGCTTGGCCGCGCTTTTGCACGACGCGCCCGAGTACGTGATCGGCGATATGATCAGCCCGGTTAAGGCTGCCGTTGGTTCAGGATACGGTGAACTTGACGATCGCTTGACTGCGGCCATTCATTTGCGTTTCGGCCTGCCCGCGCAAATCCCCGTTCGGATCAAGAAACAGATCAAGCAGGCTGACAAGATATCTGCATGGCTTGAAGCGACTCAGATCGCCGGTTTTTCGCACGCTGAAGCGAACCGCTTTTTCGGCAAATTCGACCCCGTGTTCACTGACCAGTTCCCTATTCGGCTACGGCCACCGGTTGACGTGCGTGAAGACTTCACTCGTCGTCACAGCGCACTGATGGCGCAGCTTTGA
- the ahcY gene encoding adenosylhomocysteinase: MAKDYVVKDIELASFGRKELDIAETEMPGLMALREEYGESKPLKGARIVGSLHMTIQTAVLIETLVELGADVRWASCNIFSTQDHAAAAIAAGGTPVFAVKGQSLEEHWDYLDKSFMFPDGPNMILDDGGDATLYVLLGARMEAGEDVLAVPTSEEEEVIKAQIKKRMAETPGWFAKTKAAIKGVSEETTTGVHRLYDLHKNGQLPFPAINVNDSVTKSKFDNKYGCKESLVDGIRRATDTMLAGKVAVVCGYGDVGKGSAASLSGAGARVKVTEVDPICALQAAMDGYEVVTLEDVVQTADVFITTTGNKDVIRIEHMREMKDMAIVGNIGHFDNEIQVAALKNHKWTNIKDQVDMIEMPSGNRMILLSEGRLLNLGNATGHPSFVMSASFTNQVLAQIELWTKGDEYQPGVYILPKHLDEKVARLHLGRIGVKLTELKKEQADYIGVAVDGPFKPEHYRY, translated from the coding sequence ATGGCCAAAGACTACGTTGTCAAAGACATCGAACTTGCCTCATTCGGGCGCAAGGAACTGGATATCGCGGAAACCGAAATGCCGGGTCTGATGGCGTTGCGCGAAGAATACGGTGAATCCAAGCCGCTGAAAGGCGCGCGCATCGTCGGATCGCTCCATATGACGATCCAGACAGCCGTTCTTATCGAGACGCTTGTCGAACTTGGCGCAGACGTGCGCTGGGCGTCTTGCAACATCTTCTCCACTCAGGATCACGCTGCTGCAGCAATCGCTGCTGGCGGAACACCAGTCTTCGCCGTCAAAGGGCAATCGCTCGAAGAGCACTGGGATTACCTCGATAAGTCATTCATGTTCCCGGACGGCCCGAACATGATCCTTGATGACGGGGGCGATGCCACACTTTACGTCCTGCTTGGTGCGCGCATGGAAGCGGGTGAAGACGTTCTGGCGGTTCCGACATCCGAAGAAGAAGAAGTCATCAAGGCGCAAATCAAAAAGCGCATGGCAGAAACGCCCGGCTGGTTCGCGAAAACCAAAGCAGCCATCAAAGGCGTTTCAGAAGAAACGACGACAGGCGTCCATCGCTTGTACGATCTGCACAAGAACGGCCAATTGCCTTTCCCTGCAATCAACGTCAACGACTCTGTTACAAAGTCGAAATTCGACAACAAGTACGGCTGCAAGGAAAGCCTCGTCGACGGGATCCGCCGCGCGACTGACACGATGCTGGCGGGTAAGGTCGCTGTGGTCTGCGGCTACGGCGACGTTGGCAAAGGATCTGCTGCATCATTGTCCGGTGCGGGTGCTCGTGTGAAAGTGACGGAAGTCGACCCGATCTGCGCGCTTCAGGCCGCCATGGATGGCTACGAGGTCGTGACACTTGAGGATGTAGTCCAGACTGCCGACGTGTTCATTACGACAACCGGCAACAAGGACGTCATCCGCATCGAACATATGCGCGAGATGAAGGATATGGCCATCGTTGGGAATATCGGTCACTTCGACAATGAAATTCAGGTGGCCGCCCTCAAGAACCATAAGTGGACGAATATCAAGGATCAGGTCGATATGATCGAAATGCCGTCCGGCAACCGCATGATCCTGCTGTCCGAAGGTCGGCTGCTAAACCTTGGCAACGCAACAGGCCATCCGTCCTTCGTGATGTCTGCGTCTTTCACAAATCAGGTGCTGGCACAGATCGAGCTTTGGACAAAGGGCGATGAATACCAGCCCGGTGTGTACATCCTGCCAAAACATCTGGATGAAAAAGTGGCGCGCCTCCACCTCGGCCGGATTGGTGTGAAACTGACCGAACTGAAGAAAGAGCAAGCGGATTACATTGGCGTCGCTGTCGATGGCCCCTTCAAACCGGAGCATTACCGTTATTAA
- a CDS encoding extensin family protein: MTLKTKWQSRAKILRAAFLFLVLFGGILGSALILHPDTPLPDAWNPLKPLAVSDELTPLTGWKLSRTVRDPAACLVALNDAGRISANPAFFDSNDQCYISAPVEVQQIGSARMSGIETDCATALRLAMWEQHDLQALARTHLQTDVSAIRDIGSYNCRAMRTSRGATGRMSSHATASAIDIVGFRFGNGDSVSLLRDWDGAGQKSAFLKAARDSACKWFPVTLSPDYNTLHADHFHLQATGWGLCR; the protein is encoded by the coding sequence TTGACGTTGAAGACAAAATGGCAAAGCCGCGCGAAAATACTTCGCGCGGCTTTCCTGTTTCTGGTGCTTTTCGGCGGCATCCTGGGCAGTGCGTTGATCCTGCACCCTGATACGCCGCTGCCCGATGCATGGAACCCACTGAAGCCACTCGCAGTATCTGACGAACTGACGCCGCTGACAGGCTGGAAGCTATCGCGCACGGTGCGGGACCCAGCCGCCTGTCTTGTGGCGCTGAACGATGCCGGACGAATTTCCGCAAATCCAGCTTTCTTCGACTCAAACGACCAATGCTATATTTCAGCGCCGGTTGAAGTGCAGCAGATCGGGTCAGCGCGAATGAGCGGCATTGAAACCGATTGCGCCACGGCTCTCCGACTTGCGATGTGGGAACAGCATGATCTTCAAGCGCTCGCCCGTACGCATCTACAAACGGATGTGTCTGCCATTCGTGATATCGGCAGCTACAACTGCCGCGCGATGCGGACCTCGCGGGGCGCAACAGGGCGGATGAGTTCGCATGCAACAGCTTCGGCGATCGACATCGTCGGTTTCAGATTTGGAAACGGGGACAGCGTCAGTCTGCTGCGCGATTGGGATGGGGCAGGACAAAAGTCGGCGTTTCTCAAGGCAGCGCGGGATAGCGCGTGCAAATGGTTTCCGGTCACGCTCTCACCCGACTACAACACGCTTCATGCGGATCATTTTCATCTGCAGGCAACGGGATGGGGGCTTTGCCGATGA
- a CDS encoding DUF2853 family protein, whose product MGKRDEWIAKYADDLKNKCGMTPDMDLLTKVTIGCGPAIYNADASTVAGSQEAELETVKNNFLIKKLGLKDGPELMEAINAVIEKYGKSERNKYRAVIYYMLTKHFGKESVYA is encoded by the coding sequence ATGGGAAAAAGAGACGAGTGGATCGCAAAGTATGCGGACGATCTGAAAAACAAATGCGGCATGACACCTGACATGGACCTGCTTACAAAAGTGACCATCGGTTGTGGCCCCGCGATTTACAACGCAGACGCATCCACTGTCGCTGGCTCTCAGGAAGCAGAACTTGAGACAGTGAAGAACAACTTCCTCATCAAAAAGCTTGGCCTGAAAGACGGGCCAGAATTGATGGAAGCAATCAATGCCGTTATCGAAAAATACGGCAAGTCAGAGCGCAACAAGTACCGCGCTGTAATCTACTACATGCTGACAAAGCACTTCGGCAAAGAATCCGTTTACGCTTAA
- a CDS encoding DUF1761 domain-containing protein: MGYLSVFVAALAGFAFGAIWYMTLSKPWIEAAGIPMTADGKPDGNGSPLPFVLSGIAMLLVAGMMRHTFALSSIDTVGKGLISGLGIGLFFISPWIMINNAYGMRPFKLTLIDAGYATFGCGIIGAVLMLF, from the coding sequence ATGGGATATCTATCTGTTTTCGTGGCCGCACTTGCCGGATTTGCGTTTGGTGCCATCTGGTACATGACACTGTCGAAACCTTGGATAGAAGCAGCAGGAATACCGATGACTGCAGACGGAAAACCGGATGGAAACGGATCACCGTTGCCGTTCGTTCTGTCAGGGATCGCGATGTTGCTGGTGGCGGGCATGATGCGTCACACCTTTGCACTGTCGAGCATCGACACCGTCGGCAAGGGTCTGATCTCGGGTCTTGGGATCGGTCTGTTCTTTATCAGTCCATGGATCATGATCAACAACGCCTACGGCATGCGACCATTCAAGCTGACGCTGATCGATGCCGGCTATGCGACTTTCGGGTGTGGGATCATCGGTGCTGTTTTGATGTTGTTCTAA
- a CDS encoding EVE domain-containing protein, with protein MAYWLFKSEPEVFGWDDLVAKGEKGEEWDGIRNYQARNNMREMKVGDRGFFYHSRSGLEIVGIVEVTAERSQDSTTDDPRWDCVDIKAVRPFKVPVTLESIKADGRFDDMALVKNTRLSVQPVTETEWKAICALGQTDP; from the coding sequence ATGGCCTATTGGTTGTTCAAATCCGAACCGGAGGTCTTTGGCTGGGATGATCTTGTCGCTAAAGGAGAGAAGGGCGAGGAATGGGACGGTATCCGGAACTATCAAGCGCGTAACAACATGCGCGAGATGAAAGTCGGGGATCGCGGTTTCTTTTACCACTCGCGGTCCGGCCTTGAAATCGTCGGAATTGTCGAGGTGACTGCGGAACGCAGTCAAGACAGCACCACGGACGATCCCCGTTGGGATTGTGTCGATATCAAAGCTGTTCGCCCATTCAAGGTTCCGGTCACACTCGAATCCATCAAGGCCGATGGCCGGTTCGACGACATGGCTTTGGTCAAGAATACGCGGCTTTCGGTGCAACCTGTCACTGAAACAGAATGGAAAGCCATCTGCGCGCTTGGCCAAACAGACCCCTAG
- a CDS encoding YciI family protein, which yields MRFVLMTKDKPGALQTRMDNRDAHLAYIAETGVVEMAGPVLDEEGAMCGSLIVLEVADKAAAQAWADNDPYAKAGLFADVRLQAWKKVIG from the coding sequence ATGCGTTTTGTACTGATGACCAAGGATAAGCCCGGCGCGTTGCAAACCCGGATGGACAACCGCGACGCCCATCTTGCCTATATTGCTGAAACCGGCGTCGTAGAAATGGCAGGGCCGGTTCTGGATGAAGAAGGTGCCATGTGCGGATCCCTGATTGTCCTTGAGGTCGCAGACAAAGCCGCGGCGCAGGCCTGGGCCGACAACGATCCCTATGCAAAGGCGGGTCTGTTCGCAGATGTGCGCTTGCAAGCCTGGAAGAAGGTGATCGGCTGA